From the Paludibacterium paludis genome, one window contains:
- the cobD gene encoding threonine-phosphate decarboxylase CobD, giving the protein MDIVSTPPHHGGDLERAMARYGGEARDWIDLSSGIAPAPYPLPPVPPRVWQRLPDGDQALLDAARRYYDCDTLLATAGSQAAIALLPRLWPSSRVGVLAPSYAEHAWQWLRQGHAIVALSGETDIERHLDTLDVLVLVNPNNPDCRRWPRARLLDWHRRLAARRATLIVDEAFADADNGESLLPCMPRDGLIVLRSVGKFFGLAGVRLGFVAAAPALLQRMEREFGPWSVGGPAQWAATLALGDTEWQTRQRNTLADASRRLARDLSDAGLAPAGCHPLMHWCPAGDARGWHEALAGERIWTRLFGEPAGLRFGPLPATLHDEFARRLARAAKEMTP; this is encoded by the coding sequence ATGGATATCGTGAGCACCCCGCCGCACCATGGCGGCGACCTTGAACGCGCCATGGCGCGCTACGGCGGCGAGGCGCGGGACTGGATCGACCTGTCCTCCGGCATCGCCCCCGCCCCCTATCCGCTGCCCCCGGTGCCCCCTCGTGTCTGGCAACGGCTGCCGGACGGCGATCAGGCACTCCTCGACGCCGCAAGACGGTATTATGACTGCGACACCCTGCTGGCCACGGCCGGCAGCCAGGCCGCGATCGCGCTCTTGCCGCGGCTGTGGCCTTCCTCGCGTGTCGGAGTGCTGGCACCCTCCTACGCGGAGCATGCCTGGCAGTGGTTGCGGCAAGGACACGCGATCGTCGCGCTGTCCGGCGAAACCGATATAGAAAGGCATCTGGACACGCTCGATGTGCTGGTGCTGGTCAATCCGAACAATCCCGATTGCCGCCGCTGGCCCCGCGCGCGCCTGCTCGACTGGCACCGGCGCCTGGCGGCGCGGCGCGCGACGCTGATCGTCGACGAAGCCTTCGCGGACGCCGACAACGGGGAAAGCCTGCTGCCTTGCATGCCGCGCGACGGATTGATCGTCCTGCGCTCGGTCGGCAAGTTTTTCGGGTTGGCGGGCGTGCGGCTGGGGTTCGTCGCCGCCGCCCCGGCCCTGCTGCAGCGCATGGAGCGGGAGTTCGGTCCCTGGAGTGTCGGCGGACCCGCGCAATGGGCCGCGACGCTGGCGCTGGGCGATACGGAATGGCAGACGCGGCAGCGGAACACCCTCGCGGACGCCTCGCGGCGTCTCGCCCGCGACCTTTCGGACGCGGGACTCGCGCCGGCCGGATGCCACCCCCTGATGCACTGGTGCCCGGCCGGCGACGCGCGGGGCTGGCACGAGGCACTGGCCGGGGAGCGCATCTGGACCCGGCTATTCGGCGAACCGGCCGGTCTGCGCTTCGGCCCCCTTCCCGCGACACTTCACGATGAATTTGCCCGGCGCCTCGCGCGCGCCGCGAAGGAGATGACCCCATGA
- a CDS encoding histidine phosphatase family protein has product MEVILVRHPRALNAAGRCYGRLDLIADPAALAESAARLAALRGLPVLTSPARRCRALAARLAPAPRVLPELAELDFGRWEGLPWDAIARDELDAWAADPWRYAPGGGESPLALLARWRAAARRLSRIAAPRIVVVTHAGIIRAALHEAGLIDADAFLSLAVEHDFPYRVER; this is encoded by the coding sequence ATGGAGGTGATCCTGGTGCGTCATCCTCGCGCCCTGAACGCGGCCGGCCGCTGTTACGGACGCCTTGACCTGATCGCCGATCCCGCCGCGCTCGCCGAATCGGCGGCACGCCTCGCCGCGTTGCGCGGCCTGCCCGTGCTGACAAGCCCGGCGCGCCGCTGCCGGGCGCTGGCCGCGCGCCTCGCGCCGGCGCCGCGCGTCCTGCCCGAACTCGCGGAACTGGATTTCGGCCGCTGGGAAGGCCTGCCCTGGGACGCCATCGCGCGCGACGAGCTCGACGCCTGGGCCGCGGATCCCTGGCGCTACGCGCCCGGCGGCGGGGAATCCCCTCTCGCGCTGCTCGCGCGCTGGCGCGCCGCGGCACGACGCCTATCCCGCATCGCGGCGCCGCGCATTGTCGTGGTGACGCATGCGGGCATCATCCGCGCGGCGCTTCACGAGGCCGGACTCATCGACGCGGACGCCTTCCTGTCCCTGGCGGTCGAACATGATTTTCCTTATCGAGTGGAACGGTAA
- the cobO gene encoding cob(I)yrinic acid a,c-diamide adenosyltransferase — protein MNQDDGRNLRHKARMERKKALIDAKIAEADTDTGILLVLTGNGKGKSSSAFGMVARALGHGMKVGVVQFIKSRTDTGEEGFFSRLPGVEWHVMGDGFTWDTQNREQDIATANAAWETASRMLADPSFDLVVLDEMTYVMKYGYVQARRILDDLLARPEMQHVVVTGRGAPPELLDIADTVTDMQPVKHAFHSGVRAQKGVEW, from the coding sequence ATGAATCAGGATGACGGCCGCAACCTGCGCCACAAGGCGCGCATGGAACGCAAAAAAGCGCTGATCGACGCCAAAATCGCCGAAGCGGACACCGACACCGGCATCCTGCTGGTGCTCACCGGCAACGGCAAGGGCAAATCCTCATCGGCCTTCGGCATGGTCGCCCGGGCGCTGGGGCATGGCATGAAGGTCGGCGTGGTGCAATTCATCAAGAGCCGCACCGATACAGGGGAGGAAGGGTTCTTCTCCCGGTTGCCCGGCGTCGAGTGGCATGTCATGGGCGATGGTTTCACCTGGGACACCCAGAACCGGGAGCAGGACATCGCCACGGCCAACGCGGCCTGGGAAACCGCCAGCCGCATGCTCGCCGATCCGTCCTTCGATCTGGTCGTGCTCGACGAAATGACCTATGTGATGAAATACGGCTACGTCCAGGCGCGGCGCATTCTCGACGATCTGCTGGCCCGCCCCGAGATGCAGCATGTGGTGGTCACCGGACGGGGCGCTCCGCCGGAGCTTCTGGACATCGCCGATACGGTGACCGACATGCAACCGGTGAAACACGCCTTCCACAGCGGTGTGCGCGCGCAGAAAGGCGTGGAGTGGTGA
- a CDS encoding cobyrinate a,c-diamide synthase: MSDDARCRALMIASPASGSGKTTVTAALARLYRQAGRRVKVFKCGADFLDPAWLALASGQPADNLDLWLTGEDYCRHALHRAARDNDVVLVEAAMGLFDGAPSAADLAVRFDLPVALVIDASAMAQTFGALVLGLAAYRPPLRIAGAIANKVAGPGHAAMLRESLDPALPFAAIVRGEGLAERHLGLVEPRRTTGDDARLLAVADALHAQQVGDWAPERRFRPQALPPVPRLLEGRRIAVAMDEAFSFVYPANLACLEALGARIETFSPLAHQPLPEADALWLPGGYPEAHAARLAAHPDMARDLRRGLDAGKPVYAECGGMLALCETLADLEGCRHALWGLFPAHAKMGRTLAAIGPQSVDLGHGPLRCHTFHYSRLTTSLPPFAHATPAGREGTGEAVWRQGGLTASYLHAWFAGNPVATAALFGARP; encoded by the coding sequence GTGAGCGACGACGCCCGCTGCCGGGCGCTGATGATCGCCTCTCCCGCCTCCGGCAGCGGCAAAACCACGGTGACCGCGGCGCTGGCCCGTCTGTACCGGCAGGCCGGCCGGCGGGTCAAGGTGTTCAAGTGCGGAGCGGATTTTCTGGATCCCGCGTGGCTCGCGCTGGCCAGCGGCCAGCCGGCGGACAACCTCGATTTGTGGCTGACGGGCGAGGACTACTGCCGTCATGCCCTGCACCGCGCCGCGCGCGACAATGACGTCGTTCTCGTCGAAGCCGCGATGGGGCTGTTCGACGGTGCGCCCAGCGCCGCGGATCTCGCGGTCCGCTTCGACCTCCCGGTCGCCCTGGTGATCGACGCCTCGGCCATGGCCCAGACCTTCGGCGCGCTGGTGCTGGGCCTGGCGGCCTACCGGCCACCGCTCAGGATCGCCGGCGCGATCGCCAACAAGGTGGCTGGCCCGGGACACGCCGCCATGCTGCGCGAAAGCCTCGACCCCGCCCTGCCCTTCGCGGCCATCGTGCGTGGCGAAGGACTCGCGGAGCGCCATCTGGGTCTTGTCGAACCACGGCGGACAACCGGGGATGACGCGCGCTTGCTGGCCGTCGCCGATGCCCTCCACGCCCAACAGGTGGGGGACTGGGCGCCGGAACGGCGCTTCCGGCCGCAGGCGCTTCCCCCGGTGCCGCGCCTGCTCGAGGGCCGGCGCATCGCCGTAGCCATGGACGAGGCCTTCTCGTTCGTCTACCCCGCCAACCTCGCCTGCCTGGAGGCGCTGGGCGCGCGTATCGAAACCTTTTCCCCGCTCGCGCACCAGCCGTTGCCCGAAGCCGACGCGCTCTGGCTGCCCGGCGGCTACCCGGAGGCCCATGCCGCGCGGCTCGCCGCCCATCCGGACATGGCGCGCGACCTGCGCCGCGGACTTGATGCCGGCAAGCCGGTGTACGCCGAGTGCGGCGGCATGCTCGCCCTGTGTGAAACGCTCGCCGACCTCGAGGGGTGTCGCCACGCCCTTTGGGGGCTCTTCCCCGCGCATGCCAAGATGGGGCGCACCCTCGCCGCCATCGGTCCGCAAAGTGTCGACCTGGGGCATGGCCCGCTGCGTTGCCATACTTTCCATTATTCGCGCCTCACGACCTCCCTGCCTCCTTTCGCGCACGCCACGCCGGCGGGACGCGAAGGAACCGGCGAGGCCGTGTGGCGCCAGGGCGGCCTGACCGCCAGCTACCTGCATGCGTGGTTCGCCGGCAATCCGGTCGCCACCGCCGCCCTTTTCGGAGCCCGTCCATGA
- the cbiB gene encoding adenosylcobinamide-phosphate synthase CbiB, translating to MPSAILSPGLSALALGFTLELAVGEPKHWHPLVAFGTLASWLEVRLNLGRSRFTRGLAAVCLLLVPALLAFALARHYAGWVADGIALWFALGAKSLYQHIEAIRAPLMAGRLDEARAAVGRIVSRDTSALDETGVCRATLESLLENGSDAVAATLFWFALAGGYGVILHRLVNTLDAMWGYRTARFERFGKAAARLDDLLNCLPARLTALAYALCGDTRRAVAAWRHQASGWESPNAGPVMASGAGALGVRLGGAACYHGQREIRPALGMGRPPVTGDIARGLALTARAGVLLAALLTALEVARWIS from the coding sequence ATGCCGTCCGCCATCCTGTCGCCCGGACTCTCCGCCCTGGCTCTGGGCTTCACGCTGGAGCTGGCGGTCGGGGAACCGAAACACTGGCATCCGCTGGTCGCGTTCGGCACGCTGGCAAGCTGGCTGGAGGTCCGTCTGAACCTGGGCCGCTCGCGCTTCACGCGCGGCCTGGCCGCCGTGTGCCTGCTGCTGGTTCCCGCGCTGCTGGCTTTCGCGCTCGCGCGCCATTACGCGGGCTGGGTGGCGGACGGCATCGCCCTGTGGTTCGCCCTTGGCGCGAAAAGCCTCTACCAGCACATCGAGGCCATCCGCGCGCCCCTGATGGCGGGCCGGCTCGATGAGGCGCGCGCGGCGGTCGGCCGCATCGTCAGCCGCGACACCAGCGCGCTCGACGAAACCGGCGTGTGCCGCGCCACGCTCGAATCCCTTCTGGAAAACGGCTCCGACGCCGTGGCCGCCACGCTGTTCTGGTTCGCGCTGGCGGGCGGTTACGGCGTCATACTGCATCGCCTCGTCAACACGCTGGACGCCATGTGGGGCTACCGCACCGCGCGTTTCGAACGGTTCGGCAAGGCCGCCGCGCGCCTTGACGATTTGCTGAATTGTTTGCCGGCCAGGCTGACCGCGCTGGCCTATGCGCTGTGCGGCGACACGCGCCGGGCCGTCGCGGCCTGGCGGCATCAGGCGTCCGGCTGGGAAAGCCCCAATGCCGGACCGGTGATGGCCAGCGGGGCCGGCGCGCTGGGAGTACGACTGGGCGGCGCGGCCTGCTACCACGGACAGCGGGAAATCCGCCCGGCGCTTGGCATGGGACGCCCGCCCGTGACGGGCGACATCGCCAGGGGACTCGCGCTCACCGCGCGCGCGGGCGTCCTCCTGGCCGCGCTGCTGACCGCTCTGGAGGTCGCGCGATGGATATCGTGA
- a CDS encoding cobalamin-binding protein, which yields MMFRPLCLALMLLAAPRSFADVSVRDDRGKTVSLKAPARRIISLAPHLTEDVFAIGAGRYLVGAVDYSDYPAEARRIPRVGGYNGFDLERIRALRPDLIVAWQSGNPPHQLERIEALGIPVFYDASRTLADIPTVLDRLGTLTGDTRGASRAAGQFRERLATLARTHAGQRPVRVFYQVWDRPLMTVNREQIISDAMRQCAAVNVFGALPSLVPTIDDEAVLKANPELIVTSHGPGAQSVWLGHWKRFPGITAVARGQLAHLPPDLLSRLGPRMIDGAEALCAAVDKARAAR from the coding sequence ATGATGTTTCGCCCGCTTTGCCTCGCCCTGATGCTGCTCGCCGCCCCCCGGTCCTTCGCCGACGTGTCGGTGCGTGACGACCGGGGCAAGACCGTCAGTCTCAAGGCGCCGGCCCGGCGCATCATCAGCCTCGCGCCGCATCTGACCGAAGACGTGTTCGCGATCGGCGCCGGGCGCTATCTCGTCGGCGCGGTGGACTACAGCGACTACCCGGCCGAGGCCCGGCGCATTCCGCGCGTCGGCGGTTACAACGGTTTCGATCTGGAGCGCATCCGCGCGCTGCGCCCGGATCTGATCGTGGCCTGGCAAAGCGGCAACCCGCCGCATCAGCTCGAACGCATCGAAGCGCTGGGCATCCCGGTGTTTTACGACGCCTCAAGAACCCTGGCCGATATCCCGACGGTGCTGGACCGGCTCGGCACGCTGACCGGAGACACCCGCGGCGCGTCGCGGGCGGCCGGACAATTTCGCGAGCGTCTGGCGACACTGGCCCGGACCCATGCAGGCCAGCGGCCGGTGCGAGTGTTCTACCAGGTCTGGGACCGCCCGCTGATGACCGTCAACCGCGAACAGATCATTTCCGACGCGATGCGCCAGTGCGCGGCGGTCAATGTGTTCGGCGCCCTGCCGTCGCTCGTGCCGACCATCGACGATGAGGCCGTGCTCAAGGCCAATCCGGAACTGATCGTCACCAGCCATGGGCCCGGCGCGCAAAGCGTTTGGCTCGGCCACTGGAAACGCTTCCCGGGCATCACCGCGGTGGCGCGCGGCCAACTCGCGCATTTGCCGCCCGATCTGCTCAGCCGGCTGGGCCCGCGCATGATCGACGGGGCGGAAGCGCTCTGCGCGGCCGTTGACAAGGCGCGGGCGGCGCGATGA
- the cobT gene encoding nicotinate-nucleotide--dimethylbenzimidazole phosphoribosyltransferase: protein MTNTWWQDSIPALDETARNAALTRQTVLTKPAGSLGRLETLAVKLAAMQGRAEPDLAHPWISVFAADHGIAAAGVSAYPREVTLQMVANFAAGGAAICVLARHIGARFEVIDVGVAGDTSAWPDVVQAKTVNGTASFLEEPAMSEATVDSALAAGREAVARAVAAGADCFIAGEMGIGNTTSATALACLWLERDPEAMTGAGTGLDDAGIRRKAGVVRNALALHRTMSADPKSALARLGGAEIAAMAGAYVAAAQARLPVIVDGYISSVAALAATRLNPGAAAWFLFGHESAEKAHRDVLAALGGQPVLALGLRLGEGSGAAAAFPVIQAACRLHSRMATFAEAGVSDREA from the coding sequence ATGACAAACACATGGTGGCAGGACAGCATTCCCGCTCTGGATGAAACCGCCCGCAACGCGGCGCTCACGCGTCAGACCGTTCTGACCAAACCCGCCGGCTCGCTCGGCCGCCTGGAAACCCTGGCGGTGAAACTGGCCGCCATGCAAGGCCGCGCCGAACCCGACCTCGCCCACCCGTGGATTTCCGTGTTCGCCGCCGACCATGGCATCGCGGCGGCCGGCGTCTCCGCCTATCCGCGCGAAGTCACCTTGCAGATGGTGGCCAACTTCGCCGCGGGCGGCGCCGCCATTTGCGTGCTGGCACGGCACATCGGCGCCCGTTTCGAGGTGATCGATGTCGGCGTCGCCGGCGACACCTCGGCCTGGCCCGACGTGGTGCAGGCCAAGACGGTGAACGGCACGGCGAGTTTTCTGGAAGAGCCGGCCATGTCGGAAGCCACGGTCGACAGCGCCCTGGCCGCCGGCCGCGAAGCCGTGGCCCGCGCCGTCGCCGCCGGCGCGGACTGTTTCATCGCCGGGGAGATGGGCATCGGCAACACCACCAGCGCCACGGCGCTGGCCTGCCTGTGGCTGGAGCGCGATCCCGAGGCGATGACAGGCGCCGGCACCGGCCTTGACGACGCCGGTATCCGCCGCAAGGCCGGTGTCGTGCGCAATGCGCTGGCCCTGCACCGGACAATGTCGGCCGACCCGAAAAGCGCGCTCGCGCGGCTGGGCGGCGCCGAAATCGCCGCCATGGCCGGCGCCTACGTCGCGGCCGCGCAGGCCCGCCTGCCGGTCATCGTCGACGGCTATATCAGTTCGGTCGCGGCGTTGGCCGCCACGCGGCTCAATCCGGGAGCCGCCGCCTGGTTCCTGTTCGGCCACGAATCCGCCGAAAAGGCCCACCGCGACGTGCTGGCGGCCCTCGGCGGGCAACCCGTCCTGGCGCTCGGCCTGCGCCTGGGAGAAGGCAGCGGCGCGGCCGCCGCCTTCCCGGTCATCCAGGCCGCCTGCCGCCTGCACTCCCGCATGGCCACCTTCGCCGAAGCGGGCGTCAGCGACCGCGAGGCCTGA
- a CDS encoding FecCD family ABC transporter permease produces the protein MTQRAPLSATRLAALLALLCLAALLAITASLSLGSSSLRPWQWWDSGPEADLARDVVIELRLPRTLAALAVGGLLALAGNLQQILLRNPLADPYVLGTSGGACVGALLAIFAGAGTALINLSAGAGAMASILAVFMLAGTGAVMDRARLLLTGVALASFCGAMSSLLLSLAPDGLLRGMVFWLLGDLASARWEWSLPALGGLVALLWPFARDLNLLALGTQPAHALGARIRPLQWLMYFAAAMATALAVTTAGMIGFVGLIVPHALRLTLGQDQRLLLPASALAGGTLLLCADILSRLVMAPQQLPVGVITAIAGAPAFIWLLRSKRKPS, from the coding sequence ATGACACAACGCGCTCCCCTGTCCGCCACGCGGCTTGCCGCCCTGCTCGCGCTCTTGTGCCTGGCGGCGCTCCTGGCCATCACGGCCAGCCTGTCGCTGGGCAGCTCCTCCCTGCGCCCCTGGCAATGGTGGGACAGCGGCCCCGAGGCGGACCTCGCCCGCGACGTGGTGATCGAGCTGCGTCTGCCGCGCACCCTCGCGGCGCTGGCGGTGGGCGGGCTGCTCGCGCTGGCGGGCAACCTGCAGCAGATCCTGCTGCGCAACCCGCTCGCCGACCCTTACGTGCTCGGCACCTCCGGCGGCGCCTGCGTGGGCGCCCTGCTGGCGATCTTCGCCGGCGCCGGAACCGCGCTGATCAACCTGAGCGCCGGCGCCGGCGCCATGGCCAGCATCCTCGCGGTGTTCATGCTGGCGGGAACCGGCGCCGTCATGGACCGCGCGCGGCTGTTGCTCACCGGTGTCGCGCTCGCCTCGTTCTGCGGCGCGATGTCCTCCTTGCTGCTGAGTCTCGCGCCGGACGGTCTGTTGCGCGGCATGGTGTTCTGGCTGCTCGGCGATCTGGCCAGCGCGCGCTGGGAGTGGTCGCTGCCGGCGCTGGGCGGGCTTGTCGCCTTGCTGTGGCCGTTCGCGCGGGACCTGAATCTGCTGGCCCTCGGCACACAGCCGGCCCACGCGCTGGGCGCCCGCATCCGGCCCCTGCAGTGGCTGATGTATTTCGCCGCCGCCATGGCCACCGCGCTGGCCGTCACCACGGCCGGCATGATCGGCTTTGTCGGGCTGATCGTTCCGCATGCCTTGCGCCTGACCCTCGGACAGGACCAGCGCCTGCTGCTGCCGGCCTCGGCGCTTGCCGGCGGCACCTTGCTGCTGTGCGCCGACATTCTCAGCCGGCTGGTGATGGCTCCGCAGCAATTGCCGGTCGGCGTGATCACGGCGATTGCCGGCGCGCCGGCCTTCATTTGGCTGCTGCGCAGCAAGAGGAAACCGTCATGA
- the cobU gene encoding bifunctional adenosylcobinamide kinase/adenosylcobinamide-phosphate guanylyltransferase, with protein MVELILGGARSGKSRYALGQALNHAGPVAWIATAEAHDAEMRERIRLHRAERPARWRTLESPLALSQALDAAGDTFTVIDCLTLWVSNWLCTDDGPGWLAERDAFLARLAARRAPLLLVSNEVGFGIVPDNALARHFRDEAGFLHQAVAAVAPRVTLVVAGIPMTVKSPPEGHRQ; from the coding sequence ATGGTCGAGCTGATCCTCGGCGGGGCGCGCAGCGGCAAAAGCCGCTACGCGCTCGGGCAGGCGCTGAACCACGCGGGGCCGGTGGCGTGGATCGCCACCGCCGAGGCCCATGACGCGGAAATGCGCGAACGCATCCGGCTGCATCGGGCCGAACGGCCCGCCCGCTGGCGCACGCTCGAGAGCCCGCTGGCGCTCTCGCAGGCGCTGGATGCGGCGGGTGATACGTTCACGGTCATCGACTGCCTGACCCTGTGGGTATCCAACTGGTTGTGCACGGACGACGGGCCGGGCTGGCTCGCCGAACGCGACGCTTTTCTTGCCCGGCTCGCCGCGCGCCGCGCGCCGTTGCTTCTTGTCAGCAACGAAGTCGGTTTCGGCATCGTGCCGGACAACGCGCTGGCACGGCATTTTCGCGACGAGGCGGGTTTTTTGCATCAGGCGGTCGCCGCCGTCGCCCCGCGCGTCACCCTGGTGGTGGCGGGCATCCCGATGACCGTCAAATCCCCTCCCGAAGGACACAGGCAATGA
- a CDS encoding TonB-dependent receptor domain-containing protein, which translates to MSDRSFPALPFALALPAACVAMTAGAADAPLLPDVVVTASRIAQPLREVIGDVSVITRDDIERHPGQNLADVLTTAPGVQISRNGGAGQSSTLWIRGSDKNVVLVDGVRVDSATLGLTAIENFPADQIERIEILRGAAASLYGSDAMGGVVQIFTRKGGEDLRASVQAGAGNHGNAAVQANVSGSVGASRFALGVAHSRTDGVSAVANPDNVRYNPDKDGNRNTSLSLSASHDLSAATSFGATILYARNVTHYDSYTGYPPAGQGYDYRNEKLNGATSAWLAHTFSDVWKTRLQLASSVDSNDTFDPLSPTNFSDSKSSITTRNRQATWQNDIVLSGGGKATVALESLEQRVSGSTDYTIKKRTNNSLTGNYLTRFGDLRLEAGARHDRNSQFGSYNTGRVGASYDFLDAWQVGVSTGNSFRAPTFNDLYWPNSGNPSLKPEKGFSKEMFLAYRGNALQGRVTVYENLVRDLIQWAEVSQYVWKPMNVDKASLRGITANAEWSHGKLTLGGQADWLRARDDSNGATRDKRLPRRADRTASLYAAYKADNWQVRGEWQAVGRRFDDAANNDPLGGYAVANLSASWSVTRDVTLLATLDNLFNRKYQSVKDYGVMGRNGMLSVRWTLK; encoded by the coding sequence ATGTCCGACCGCTCTTTCCCCGCCTTACCGTTCGCCCTTGCCCTGCCCGCCGCCTGCGTGGCGATGACGGCGGGCGCCGCCGACGCCCCCCTGTTGCCCGATGTCGTGGTGACGGCCTCGCGCATCGCCCAGCCCCTGCGTGAAGTGATCGGCGATGTCAGCGTGATCACCCGCGACGACATCGAGCGCCACCCCGGCCAGAATCTCGCGGATGTGCTGACCACCGCACCCGGCGTGCAGATTTCCCGCAACGGCGGCGCCGGCCAGTCCTCCACCTTGTGGATCCGCGGCTCCGACAAGAATGTTGTGCTGGTGGACGGCGTGCGCGTCGATTCCGCCACGCTCGGCTTAACCGCCATCGAGAACTTCCCGGCCGACCAGATCGAACGCATCGAAATCCTCCGCGGCGCGGCCGCCAGCCTGTACGGCTCGGACGCGATGGGCGGCGTGGTGCAGATTTTCACGCGCAAGGGCGGCGAGGATCTGCGCGCGTCGGTGCAGGCCGGCGCCGGCAATCACGGCAACGCGGCCGTCCAGGCCAACGTATCGGGCAGTGTCGGCGCCAGCCGCTTCGCGCTGGGCGTGGCCCACTCGCGCACCGACGGCGTGTCGGCCGTGGCCAATCCGGATAATGTCCGCTACAACCCCGACAAGGACGGCAACCGCAACACCAGTCTCAGCCTGTCGGCCAGCCACGACCTGTCGGCCGCCACCTCGTTCGGCGCCACCATTCTCTATGCGCGCAATGTCACGCACTACGACTCATATACCGGCTACCCCCCGGCGGGGCAGGGCTACGACTACCGCAACGAGAAACTCAACGGGGCGACGTCGGCATGGCTCGCCCACACCTTCAGCGATGTCTGGAAAACCCGCCTGCAGCTGGCCAGCTCCGTTGACAGCAACGATACGTTCGACCCGCTGTCCCCAACCAATTTCAGCGACAGCAAGTCATCCATCACCACACGTAACCGCCAGGCGACCTGGCAGAACGATATCGTGCTCAGCGGCGGCGGCAAGGCCACCGTGGCGCTCGAGTCGCTGGAGCAGCGCGTGTCGGGCAGCACCGATTACACCATCAAGAAACGCACCAACAACAGCCTGACGGGCAACTATCTGACCCGCTTTGGCGACCTGCGACTCGAAGCGGGCGCGCGACATGACCGCAACTCGCAGTTCGGCAGCTACAACACCGGGCGCGTCGGCGCGAGCTACGACTTCCTGGACGCCTGGCAGGTCGGCGTCTCCACCGGCAACAGTTTCCGGGCCCCGACCTTCAATGACCTTTACTGGCCCAACTCCGGAAACCCGTCGCTAAAACCCGAGAAAGGTTTCAGCAAGGAAATGTTCCTCGCCTACCGCGGCAACGCCCTCCAGGGCCGCGTGACCGTTTACGAAAACCTGGTGCGCGACCTGATCCAGTGGGCGGAAGTCAGCCAGTACGTCTGGAAACCGATGAATGTCGACAAAGCCTCCCTGCGCGGCATCACGGCCAATGCCGAATGGTCGCATGGCAAGCTGACCCTCGGCGGCCAGGCTGACTGGCTGCGCGCGCGGGATGACTCCAACGGCGCGACACGCGACAAGCGCCTGCCACGCCGCGCCGACCGGACCGCGAGCCTGTACGCGGCCTACAAGGCGGACAATTGGCAGGTGCGTGGCGAGTGGCAGGCGGTCGGCCGCCGCTTCGACGACGCGGCCAACAATGATCCCCTGGGCGGCTACGCGGTGGCGAACCTGTCCGCCAGTTGGTCGGTGACGCGCGACGTGACCCTGCTCGCCACCCTCGACAACCTGTTCAACCGCAAGTACCAATCGGTCAAGGACTACGGCGTCATGGGCCGCAACGGCATGCTCAGCGTGCGCTGGACACTGAAGTAA